One genomic segment of Paenibacillus sp. FSL H8-0332 includes these proteins:
- a CDS encoding Ger(x)C family spore germination protein, with protein MRRASIFFMTALCLLLITGCWNRRELNDLALVVAMSIDKSDDQYMVTLQVVDAGEVSSKIGTSGRTPVITYSEKGKHVFEAIRKMTTGTPRKLYFSHLQMLVISEDIAKEGISKSLEFLSRDHEVRKDFFVVIAKEEQAKSILENITSLEKIPAQKMKTSLETSQKVWAPTVAIQIDQLIADLTSEGSNAVLTGIIITGNPTTGTTLKNVTKTSSYSNLKFQGVAVFKKDKLVGWLNEEESKGYNYIKDNVKSTVAHIECPGGGDLVMEVLRSKTKVKGKVVNGEPSIDIHLSAEINIAEVECPIDLSKIENIIELEQSINEKAISVLEASIRKAKELGSDIFGFGEVIHRADPQAWRTWKTDWNKHFAETAVTIHSDFKIRRTGIVSNSFLDKVKE; from the coding sequence ATGCGCAGAGCCTCAATCTTTTTCATGACTGCTCTTTGCCTGCTCTTGATTACAGGCTGCTGGAACCGGAGAGAATTGAATGATTTGGCTCTGGTAGTGGCCATGTCCATAGATAAATCAGACGACCAATATATGGTAACCTTACAAGTAGTTGATGCAGGAGAAGTATCCTCCAAGATAGGGACCAGTGGCAGAACCCCTGTCATCACCTATTCAGAAAAAGGAAAACACGTCTTCGAAGCTATCCGCAAAATGACGACGGGAACTCCAAGAAAATTGTACTTCTCCCATCTCCAAATGCTTGTCATTAGTGAGGACATTGCGAAAGAAGGGATTAGCAAATCTCTGGAATTTTTATCAAGGGATCATGAAGTCCGCAAAGATTTTTTCGTGGTCATAGCCAAAGAAGAACAAGCCAAGTCTATTCTGGAAAACATTACATCGCTGGAGAAAATCCCGGCCCAAAAAATGAAAACCTCCCTTGAAACATCGCAAAAAGTATGGGCTCCAACCGTTGCCATTCAAATAGATCAACTCATCGCTGACTTAACCAGTGAAGGAAGTAATGCTGTGCTTACAGGAATCATAATTACAGGGAACCCCACTACAGGTACAACGTTAAAGAACGTGACCAAAACGAGTTCTTATTCCAATCTGAAGTTTCAGGGTGTCGCTGTTTTTAAGAAGGATAAATTGGTTGGATGGCTTAATGAGGAGGAGAGCAAGGGCTATAACTATATTAAGGATAATGTAAAAAGTACAGTTGCTCATATTGAATGTCCTGGGGGCGGTGATCTGGTCATGGAAGTTCTCCGATCCAAAACTAAAGTGAAGGGTAAAGTGGTAAACGGTGAGCCGAGCATCGATATCCATCTAAGTGCCGAAATCAATATTGCAGAAGTAGAATGTCCAATTGATCTATCAAAAATTGAAAACATTATAGAACTGGAACAATCTATTAATGAAAAAGCAATTAGTGTTCTCGAAGCCTCCATCCGGAAAGCCAAAGAATTGGGATCAGATATCTTTGGATTTGGAGAAGTGATCCATCGCGCTGATCCACAGGCCTGGAGAACATGGAAAACGGATTGGAACAAGCACTTTGCAGAAACTGCCGTTACTATCCAT
- a CDS encoding PadR family transcriptional regulator — translation MNVQFKKGVLELCVLVLTSQKDRYGYELVEQISQKFAIAEGTIYPLLRRLAAEGLFSTYLSESGEGPPRKYYKITDEGRRVMNDMIEEWNAFAIGVQEIIGGGSD, via the coding sequence TTGAATGTTCAGTTCAAGAAGGGTGTGCTGGAGCTTTGTGTTCTTGTTTTGACATCGCAGAAAGACCGTTACGGATATGAACTGGTGGAACAGATCTCGCAGAAATTCGCCATAGCCGAGGGCACCATCTATCCGTTATTAAGAAGGCTGGCTGCGGAAGGGCTATTTTCCACCTATTTATCTGAATCGGGTGAGGGGCCGCCCCGGAAGTACTATAAGATTACCGATGAGGGAAGGAGAGTCATGAACGACATGATAGAGGAATGGAATGCTTTTGCCATAGGAGTGCAGGAGATCATTGGGGGGGGATCGGATTGA
- a CDS encoding DUF4097 family beta strand repeat-containing protein, translating into MKNRSRNVTRLALLLITVGVIGNVVLYLLGNSPFNLVELSVEQPIQMDKTTKLLIHTETGTIDVIPVQGDEIKATLGGKTTKSLQKDYRLNITQDQGQTSIEVVQDGRLRFFDIYTDLKLTVGIPETQLDQLQVVTDTGNIEVGPIMAKEYRAVSDTGSIKLDIEEGIIHAETDTGEITASLERIRQDIYATSDTGDITIQTVEAPKALRTQFSADSGTVQVTLPGYKDGYIGEGGPLVKLISDTGNLKIEQ; encoded by the coding sequence TTGAAGAATAGATCCCGCAACGTAACCAGACTTGCTCTTCTACTGATTACTGTTGGAGTCATTGGAAATGTAGTGCTGTATCTGTTAGGCAATTCACCATTCAATTTGGTTGAGCTTTCGGTTGAACAGCCTATACAGATGGACAAGACCACCAAGCTCCTTATCCATACAGAGACGGGAACGATAGATGTGATTCCTGTTCAAGGAGATGAAATCAAGGCAACTTTGGGGGGGAAGACGACTAAGTCGTTGCAGAAGGATTACCGGCTGAATATCACGCAGGATCAGGGACAGACCAGCATTGAGGTTGTTCAGGACGGCCGGCTCCGCTTTTTTGATATCTATACGGATCTTAAGCTCACGGTAGGGATTCCTGAGACTCAACTAGACCAGCTACAGGTTGTCACAGACACCGGAAATATTGAGGTTGGCCCCATCATGGCAAAGGAATATCGGGCGGTAAGCGACACGGGTTCCATCAAGCTGGATATAGAGGAGGGGATCATTCATGCGGAGACGGATACTGGTGAAATCACTGCCTCGCTTGAGCGCATCCGTCAAGATATCTACGCCACCTCGGATACTGGAGATATCACCATCCAGACAGTTGAAGCGCCTAAGGCACTCCGCACTCAATTCTCTGCGGATTCTGGAACCGTACAGGTGACGCTGCCGGGTTATAAGGATGGTTATATCGGTGAGGGCGGGCCACTCGTCAAGCTGATTTCAGACACTGGTAATCTTAAGATCGAACAGTAA
- a CDS encoding DUF2642 domain-containing protein translates to MIREFVQVVLETTRGGISGCLVEVKPDHVVLDTRGRKFFVRICEIVWIMPE, encoded by the coding sequence ATGATTAGGGAATTCGTACAGGTGGTGCTCGAAACCACTCGCGGAGGGATTAGCGGCTGCTTAGTGGAAGTTAAGCCAGACCACGTTGTATTGGATACCAGGGGCCGGAAGTTTTTCGTACGAATCTGCGAGATTGTCTGGATTATGCCAGAATAG
- a CDS encoding DUF6809 family protein, with protein MDSILESLYHGNLHPDENIIPDDPQYSILRKRTSDIIEVWKDRLSAEEFDELEALLDLYGQTHGMELAASFKYGFRLGAGIMVEILTGEEELGSRLISVGDKT; from the coding sequence GTGGATAGTATCCTAGAGAGCCTGTATCACGGCAACTTGCATCCCGATGAAAATATCATACCCGATGACCCGCAGTACTCTATTTTAAGAAAAAGAACATCTGACATCATAGAGGTTTGGAAGGACCGGCTTTCAGCGGAAGAATTCGACGAGTTAGAAGCGCTGTTAGACTTATATGGTCAAACTCACGGTATGGAGTTGGCAGCTAGTTTCAAGTATGGATTTCGCCTTGGGGCAGGGATTATGGTTGAGATTTTAACCGGGGAGGAGGAGCTTGGTAGTAGGTTAATTAGTGTGGGTGATAAGACTTAA
- a CDS encoding phosphatidylinositol kinase gives METNYQQVAWNCMNKYVGITTSDGQSHDGFVAHIDQNYVTLAIPTNEIMGQMNGMPANATTYRQFGYYPGFYPRRRFYPRPIPFGAITALYLLPFFI, from the coding sequence ATGGAAACGAATTATCAACAAGTTGCCTGGAATTGTATGAATAAATATGTTGGTATTACTACAAGCGATGGTCAGTCTCACGACGGGTTTGTTGCTCATATCGATCAGAACTACGTTACACTTGCCATTCCCACCAATGAAATCATGGGCCAGATGAACGGAATGCCTGCTAACGCAACAACCTACAGACAATTCGGATACTATCCGGGTTTCTACCCGCGCCGCCGCTTTTATCCAAGACCGATCCCCTTTGGGGCCATTACAGCTTTGTACTTGCTTCCATTTTTTATTTAA
- a CDS encoding ABC transporter ATP-binding protein translates to MLTSRKYTVFDLIGIPLRVIPVQTVAAVGYMLVDALMPAYQTLVMAYFINTATHIVNGRAEYSLIYRPLALIMGYVIVTHLLPSLMQLVELTGRNRLNVRLKREMVLKRARLAYQHIENKETTELIHRVCGDPVGHFMGGFNNMMSGLNLLIGTASLLVIVMSSTFITGIVIVLVAVPLFYIAMKTGKANYVLGMDAQRIRRRSADLAHILTSRENAEERTLFGYSPALRDRYDKLYDQTYAVEKKIQIRSFIHLKSGSIIALLIGIIIVALLLPALHLGELSIGLFISLVTAIFSLVQRMSWQLAETMQEHARMKEYLKDFSAFAGLSEKKDAAALPVEIDGFVFQSLEFRQVSFRYPDTERYILNQCSFTMVSGKSYAIVGENGAGKSTLIKLLSGMYDTYEGEIYINNRNLREYSYPELKSIIAVVFQNYARYALSIQDNVRLGNILRLDEERVRHSISKMNLDGMVQGLESGLDTYVGKIKDNSLDLSGGQWQRLAIARLLYSSSAIHIMDEPTAALDPLEESRLYEMFSSIRADRFTIYITHRLGAARISDEILVVRNGRIAEQGSHEQLLEIPDGIYGKMFASQKSWYEAESMVQHG, encoded by the coding sequence ATGCTTACTTCAAGAAAATATACAGTATTCGATCTGATCGGGATTCCGCTTAGGGTGATTCCGGTGCAGACGGTGGCGGCGGTGGGGTATATGCTGGTGGATGCCCTGATGCCTGCGTATCAGACGCTGGTGATGGCTTATTTCATTAATACGGCGACCCATATTGTGAATGGCCGGGCGGAGTATTCGTTAATCTACAGGCCGCTTGCGCTGATTATGGGTTATGTGATCGTTACTCATCTGCTTCCCAGCCTGATGCAGCTGGTTGAGCTGACGGGTCGCAACCGGCTGAATGTGCGGCTGAAGCGGGAGATGGTGCTCAAGCGGGCGCGGCTTGCGTATCAGCATATTGAGAATAAGGAGACCACAGAGTTAATCCATAGGGTGTGCGGCGATCCGGTGGGTCATTTCATGGGCGGCTTCAACAATATGATGAGTGGACTCAATCTGCTGATCGGGACCGCTTCGCTGCTTGTGATTGTGATGTCGTCCACGTTCATTACGGGGATTGTGATTGTGCTGGTTGCGGTGCCTTTGTTCTATATTGCCATGAAGACGGGCAAGGCGAATTATGTGCTGGGGATGGATGCGCAGCGGATACGGAGGAGGAGCGCAGATCTGGCGCATATTTTGACCAGCCGAGAAAATGCGGAGGAACGCACGTTATTCGGATATAGTCCGGCGCTCAGGGATCGGTACGACAAGCTATATGATCAGACGTACGCGGTGGAGAAGAAGATACAGATCCGCAGCTTCATTCATCTAAAAAGCGGCTCGATCATCGCCCTGCTGATCGGCATCATTATAGTGGCCTTGCTGTTGCCTGCGCTGCACTTGGGCGAGCTATCGATCGGCCTGTTCATTTCGCTGGTGACCGCGATCTTCAGTCTCGTGCAGAGGATGTCCTGGCAGTTAGCCGAGACGATGCAGGAGCATGCGCGGATGAAGGAGTATCTGAAGGATTTTTCAGCTTTTGCCGGACTCAGTGAGAAGAAGGATGCCGCTGCTCTACCTGTGGAGATAGACGGCTTCGTCTTTCAATCGCTGGAATTCAGGCAGGTGAGCTTCCGCTACCCGGATACGGAAAGATACATATTGAATCAATGCTCGTTCACCATGGTTAGCGGGAAGAGCTATGCCATTGTCGGTGAGAACGGGGCCGGTAAGTCTACCCTGATCAAACTGCTTTCCGGGATGTACGATACCTACGAAGGTGAAATCTACATTAATAATAGGAACCTGCGGGAGTACAGCTACCCGGAGCTGAAAAGCATCATCGCTGTGGTCTTCCAGAATTACGCCAGGTACGCGCTGTCGATCCAGGATAATGTCCGGCTGGGGAATATCCTGAGGCTGGATGAAGAGCGTGTCCGGCACAGCATAAGCAAGATGAATCTGGACGGGATGGTCCAGGGGCTGGAATCCGGTCTTGATACTTATGTTGGAAAAATTAAAGATAACAGCCTGGACCTCTCCGGCGGGCAGTGGCAAAGGCTGGCGATAGCCAGACTGTTGTACTCCAGCTCAGCTATTCATATTATGGATGAGCCTACGGCTGCCCTTGACCCCCTCGAAGAGAGCAGGCTATATGAAATGTTCAGCAGCATCCGCGCAGACCGGTTCACCATATACATCACCCACAGGCTGGGCGCTGCGAGAATCTCGGATGAGATCCTGGTGGTGCGTAACGGGCGGATTGCGGAGCAGGGCTCCCATGAGCAATTGCTGGAAATCCCGGACGGGATATACGGGAAGATGTTCGCCAGCCAGAAGTCGTGGTATGAAGCAGAGAGTATGGTGCAGCATGGATAG
- a CDS encoding spore germination protein — translation MNTFWRKKLSMKYNQSEPKPQVQPPALNDPLTGILEQDLLKIKETFKKSNDVLFSEFNLGINEAVRAAIIYTDGLADTTIIQNSILDSLMHETSQMEGGLEGLPTEFLYRWIKKRSLTVGAMTELTDFDSLYTSVLSGNTVILFDRFVHAISVNTPGWDERGVSEPESQTVVRGPRDGFCETLRTNTALVRRRIKNAKLFCEPKQIGRLTKTDLAVMYIQGVANDKVIQEVHERLDRIDIDGILESGNIEELIQDETYTPFPTVYNTERPDVVAAALLEGRVAIMIDGTPFVLLVPALFIQSLQSAEDYYQRSDVSSLIRILRYLCFLIALLGPSIYIALTTFHQEMLPTPLLISLAAQREGVPFPAFVEALVMEVTFEILREAGIRMPRAVGQAVSIVGALVIGQASVEAGIVSAAMVIVVSITAIASFVIPAFNMAISVRMLRFVMMALAASFGLYGITLGLLALLLHLNSLRSFGIPYMAPLSPYIADDQKDSILRFPLKKLLTRPRLISPKNRTREESSSASKPKSNQ, via the coding sequence ATGAATACCTTTTGGCGGAAAAAGCTGTCTATGAAGTATAACCAATCAGAGCCGAAGCCGCAGGTCCAACCCCCCGCTTTGAATGATCCTCTCACTGGTATTTTGGAGCAAGATCTGTTGAAGATCAAAGAAACGTTTAAGAAAAGTAACGATGTGCTTTTTAGTGAATTCAACCTGGGGATAAATGAAGCCGTCCGGGCAGCTATCATCTATACCGACGGTTTAGCAGACACCACAATCATTCAGAACTCCATTCTGGATTCATTGATGCATGAAACCAGCCAAATGGAAGGCGGATTGGAGGGCCTGCCTACCGAATTTCTTTACAGGTGGATTAAGAAACGCAGCTTGACGGTTGGAGCAATGACGGAGCTCACGGATTTCGACTCTCTATATACCTCTGTCTTGTCCGGGAATACGGTTATTCTCTTTGACCGTTTTGTCCATGCGATATCTGTAAATACACCAGGCTGGGATGAACGGGGAGTCAGCGAGCCGGAATCACAAACCGTCGTTCGCGGTCCCCGGGATGGCTTTTGTGAAACCCTTCGAACCAATACGGCACTGGTGCGGAGAAGGATCAAGAACGCCAAGCTTTTTTGTGAACCTAAGCAAATTGGCCGGTTGACCAAGACTGACCTTGCTGTCATGTATATCCAGGGTGTCGCTAATGATAAAGTGATTCAGGAGGTTCATGAACGGCTGGATCGGATCGATATCGACGGCATTCTGGAGAGCGGTAATATTGAAGAACTGATTCAAGACGAAACCTATACTCCTTTTCCTACCGTGTACAATACGGAACGTCCTGACGTGGTTGCGGCGGCTCTATTGGAAGGTCGGGTTGCCATCATGATTGACGGGACTCCCTTTGTTCTTTTGGTTCCCGCTTTATTCATACAAAGTCTGCAATCAGCTGAAGATTATTACCAGCGGTCAGATGTAAGTTCTTTGATTAGAATTCTTCGATACCTTTGCTTTCTTATCGCGTTGTTGGGACCTTCCATTTATATTGCCCTTACTACCTTCCATCAGGAAATGCTCCCAACGCCGCTGCTGATCAGCTTGGCTGCGCAGCGGGAGGGTGTTCCTTTTCCCGCTTTCGTAGAGGCCCTTGTTATGGAGGTCACCTTCGAGATCCTTCGGGAGGCTGGTATCCGCATGCCAAGGGCTGTCGGACAAGCGGTCTCGATTGTAGGGGCTTTAGTTATTGGCCAGGCATCTGTAGAAGCAGGAATTGTATCGGCTGCCATGGTAATCGTAGTTTCTATAACTGCAATAGCCAGTTTTGTCATACCTGCCTTTAACATGGCCATCTCCGTAAGAATGCTGCGATTTGTGATGATGGCGTTGGCGGCCTCATTTGGATTGTATGGCATTACATTAGGTCTATTAGCCTTGTTGCTGCATTTGAATTCTTTGCGCTCCTTCGGTATTCCATATATGGCTCCATTAAGCCCATATATTGCAGATGATCAGAAGGACTCGATTCTTCGGTTTCCGCTAAAGAAATTATTAACGCGCCCCCGCCTAATTAGCCCAAAGAACCGGACTCGCGAAGAGAGCTCTTCTGCATCCAAACCGAAGTCAAACCAATAG
- a CDS encoding FtsX-like permease family protein, whose amino-acid sequence MYAVWKLCWTNLKHKKVQNSFIAIIIMLAALLLSTAVSVLNNTNRMYESIHDQSRGAHQILQMENGIHDPVEIHKWWEEEQGVTVSNLMRYRYLSSMSHAGEEIPNVDLFMMDAPTGPFPVDRLQFVEGEEQSTTEAGTAWIPTSLAYPNDIHVGDSVEFKTDEGTIRLNVAAVVVDISYCSPFATSGRIWLNHEDYTKHMTLLPGEDKYMTGLRFEDYSQQRAYWERFEQYLGTPYLESVKDFESLSSYYMIANQVISFVMIFLAVVMICVALYTLGFTIADAILSNYRTIGIIKSVGLSSRKVIMAYVAQYTFLALVSVIPGMLVSNILSGTIVAGSMAYLNTGSSGMNDLLSVTGVGTSVAVVAVIFLSALLFANKARHVEPAQAVRYGMSEKEYSHQSGGTGTWKRKLLQLGALPTSMIIGLRSVTKNIRGSLLIVLISALSTAVLVFGFLFVYSIASIHGTIAKWGYDSADLSIRIDNPAKMTFAQLQEEVLSDPRVNNYSRYGDANAVVPIPPKNGAAVKQDTMGILLTVADGNYDEIGYENVNGHNPVSANEISVGVNVARTLGIQAGDTMDIYIEGEKHTLTVTGIYQAIANMSNSGRITADVIRRSNPGYGSAMSTTFINLNAGTPVDSFVNELQERYGSVLGIASQASLVDEVFSQAIKIIVLPMSVMALMFIVITFVIIYSICRINMKKESRTYGIYKSIGMTSRQIRLSETTGILVVSGIGALVGIPIGLLGLPPLLNVILSDYGIVKVPLIMNGGGIASMIPLSVIAAGLGCWAASKSIQSASPRVLVVD is encoded by the coding sequence ATGTATGCGGTATGGAAACTATGCTGGACGAATCTGAAGCACAAAAAAGTGCAAAACAGCTTCATTGCGATCATCATCATGCTGGCAGCTCTGCTCCTCTCGACCGCCGTGTCCGTTCTCAACAACACCAACCGGATGTATGAGAGTATTCATGATCAGTCCCGTGGCGCTCACCAAATATTGCAGATGGAGAATGGCATCCACGATCCGGTCGAGATACATAAATGGTGGGAGGAGGAGCAAGGCGTAACGGTCTCGAATTTGATGCGCTACCGCTATCTGTCTAGTATGTCGCACGCTGGAGAAGAGATTCCGAATGTGGACTTGTTCATGATGGATGCGCCAACAGGACCTTTTCCCGTGGACCGGCTGCAGTTCGTGGAAGGGGAAGAACAGAGCACAACGGAAGCAGGAACCGCCTGGATTCCCACCTCGCTGGCGTATCCCAATGATATTCATGTGGGCGATTCGGTTGAATTCAAGACAGATGAAGGGACCATCCGGTTGAACGTTGCGGCCGTCGTCGTGGATATTTCCTACTGTTCGCCATTTGCGACGAGCGGGAGAATCTGGCTGAATCATGAGGATTATACTAAGCATATGACCCTGTTGCCGGGTGAAGATAAGTATATGACCGGACTACGGTTTGAGGATTACAGTCAACAGAGAGCCTACTGGGAGAGATTCGAACAGTATCTTGGGACCCCCTATCTGGAGTCAGTCAAAGACTTCGAGAGCTTGTCTTCCTATTATATGATTGCGAACCAGGTGATTAGCTTCGTGATGATTTTTCTGGCTGTTGTCATGATCTGTGTTGCCTTGTATACCTTGGGATTCACGATTGCCGATGCTATCCTCTCTAACTACAGAACGATCGGGATTATTAAATCCGTCGGATTATCCTCCCGCAAAGTCATTATGGCTTATGTTGCGCAATATACCTTCCTGGCGCTCGTCTCGGTCATCCCGGGGATGCTGGTCAGCAATATCCTCTCCGGCACCATTGTTGCGGGTTCTATGGCTTATCTCAACACAGGTTCATCAGGGATGAATGATCTATTATCAGTTACAGGCGTGGGGACCAGCGTGGCTGTTGTTGCAGTAATTTTCCTCTCGGCCCTGCTGTTTGCGAATAAGGCGCGCCATGTGGAGCCTGCCCAAGCCGTTCGTTACGGCATGTCCGAGAAGGAGTACTCCCACCAATCAGGAGGAACTGGAACATGGAAAAGAAAGCTCCTGCAACTGGGGGCTCTTCCGACTTCAATGATTATCGGGCTAAGAAGTGTCACCAAGAATATCCGGGGTTCGCTGCTGATTGTGCTGATCTCGGCGTTGTCCACCGCTGTACTCGTCTTCGGGTTCCTGTTCGTATACAGCATTGCTTCCATCCATGGAACCATTGCCAAATGGGGGTATGATTCGGCCGATCTGTCCATCAGAATCGATAACCCGGCTAAAATGACTTTTGCACAGCTTCAGGAAGAAGTTCTCTCCGACCCAAGGGTTAACAATTACTCGCGGTACGGGGATGCCAATGCGGTGGTGCCGATTCCTCCGAAGAACGGGGCTGCCGTGAAACAGGATACGATGGGAATCTTACTGACGGTCGCGGATGGGAACTATGATGAAATAGGCTATGAGAATGTGAACGGCCATAACCCTGTGTCTGCCAATGAAATCTCGGTTGGAGTGAATGTTGCCAGAACGCTAGGTATCCAGGCAGGCGATACAATGGATATTTATATTGAAGGGGAAAAACATACGCTGACCGTCACCGGGATCTACCAGGCAATCGCGAACATGTCCAATTCGGGGCGGATTACCGCCGACGTCATCAGAAGAAGTAATCCGGGCTATGGAAGTGCGATGAGCACAACCTTTATTAATCTGAATGCGGGCACTCCAGTTGATTCATTCGTAAATGAATTGCAAGAGCGGTATGGAAGTGTACTTGGGATCGCCAGTCAGGCTTCGTTAGTGGATGAGGTATTCTCGCAGGCGATCAAAATCATCGTTCTGCCAATGTCCGTTATGGCGCTGATGTTTATCGTCATTACGTTCGTGATCATCTACAGCATCTGCCGGATTAATATGAAGAAAGAGAGCCGTACCTACGGCATTTACAAGTCCATCGGCATGACCTCCCGCCAGATCCGACTGTCGGAAACCACCGGCATCCTAGTCGTATCGGGGATCGGTGCGCTGGTAGGAATTCCTATAGGTTTGTTAGGCCTGCCTCCTCTGCTTAACGTCATCCTGTCAGATTACGGGATTGTTAAAGTTCCGCTGATTATGAACGGGGGAGGTATCGCCTCGATGATTCCCTTAAGTGTCATCGCCGCAGGCCTGGGCTGCTGGGCAGCTTCCAAGTCTATACAGAGTGCTTCGCCGCGGGTGTTGGTGGTGGATTGA
- a CDS encoding ABC transporter ATP-binding protein yields MITKNPSKEVLIKTVDLCKVYSSGNEQFLAAKSINLEVYQGDFTVIMGSSGSGKSTLLYLLSGLDGITSGEMMFKGQRIDAYTEKELTDFRSNKIGYVYQSINLVPDFTLLENVAFPGYVAGRSKSGVNEQALSLLHQMGIGAQAGRLPSQVSGGQQQRAAIARALINSPEVIFADEPTGALSQEQGAVILDLLTEMNQNDQSIVMVTHDIQAACRADRLILVKDGTIDGILELGKYAPDQLKARENQIFMFMSGEER; encoded by the coding sequence GTGATAACCAAAAATCCTAGCAAAGAGGTTCTAATCAAGACTGTTGATTTATGCAAAGTATACTCCTCAGGCAATGAACAATTTCTCGCAGCCAAAAGCATTAATCTTGAAGTATACCAAGGTGACTTTACGGTGATTATGGGCAGTTCGGGCTCGGGGAAGTCTACGCTGCTCTACCTCCTCAGCGGTCTGGACGGGATTACTTCCGGAGAAATGATGTTCAAGGGACAGCGAATCGATGCATACACAGAGAAAGAGCTTACGGATTTCCGGTCCAACAAAATCGGCTATGTGTATCAATCGATCAATCTGGTTCCTGATTTCACTTTGCTGGAGAATGTGGCTTTCCCGGGGTACGTGGCTGGCCGCAGCAAAAGCGGGGTGAACGAGCAGGCATTAAGCCTGCTGCACCAGATGGGGATCGGGGCACAAGCCGGACGCCTGCCGTCCCAGGTATCTGGAGGACAACAGCAGAGAGCGGCGATTGCCAGGGCGCTCATCAATTCGCCGGAGGTGATTTTTGCGGATGAGCCTACAGGGGCATTAAGCCAGGAGCAGGGCGCAGTGATTCTGGATCTGTTGACGGAGATGAACCAGAATGATCAATCGATCGTTATGGTGACGCATGATATCCAGGCTGCGTGCAGAGCGGACCGGTTAATCCTGGTCAAAGATGGCACGATCGACGGGATTCTGGAGCTTGGCAAATACGCACCGGATCAGTTGAAAGCGAGAGAAAACCAAATTTTCATGTTCATGTCAGGGGAGGAGAGGTAG
- a CDS encoding DUF1700 domain-containing protein: protein MNKEAYLNELARYLKLLPPEECAELMGEFKEHFEFARLSGRSEAEIISKLGHPRLIARELLTQSQIEKADKSPTLLNVTRAVKATVSLGLFNLVIVLLPFVASLAVLAGVFGFGFFLILSPVVLMIQYQSAMLILNGIFLMLVLVGGGLLIVIGALKFTRVYYNLVIRYLKYNLTVIRKDVTSFEE from the coding sequence TTGAATAAAGAGGCCTATCTGAATGAATTGGCACGGTATCTGAAGCTGCTTCCTCCTGAGGAATGTGCTGAACTTATGGGTGAATTCAAGGAGCATTTCGAATTTGCCCGGTTAAGCGGGCGGTCTGAAGCAGAGATCATCTCCAAGCTGGGCCATCCCCGGTTGATCGCTCGTGAATTACTGACCCAGTCGCAAATTGAAAAAGCGGATAAATCCCCAACGCTCTTAAACGTAACTAGGGCGGTTAAGGCAACGGTGAGTTTGGGATTGTTCAACTTGGTTATCGTTCTGCTGCCCTTTGTCGCTTCTTTAGCGGTCCTGGCCGGGGTATTCGGCTTTGGATTTTTCTTGATCCTGTCACCGGTTGTGTTAATGATTCAGTATCAGTCGGCCATGCTAATCCTCAATGGAATATTTCTGATGCTTGTTTTGGTCGGCGGAGGACTTCTGATCGTCATTGGAGCATTGAAGTTCACCCGGGTATATTACAATCTTGTGATCCGGTACCTGAAATATAATCTGACTGTCATCAGGAAGGATGTGACCTCTTTTGAAGAATAG